The following are from one region of the Microbacterium sp. cx-55 genome:
- a CDS encoding class I SAM-dependent methyltransferase, whose protein sequence is MTTVAAGTAKSVSEQYGSAIAGVYDDIYGELDIESPEAAALRGLALMTEEPRVIVELGVGTGRVLGALGRAVAGTGAARLIGIDGSADLLSRAAERYSDLDLELVEADFSDPGLTEIVAPGSASLVLCVCASFSMLPDRSAQAATLQNIAAMLGRSGVAVIETHSPAFVHEVIGAAPTSMFVPYARHESGLVCFSSVESGIWTMRQVWIDGAESTTVLEQSLLTPPEALTELAAAAGLRVVALTASFAGGEYLGSASPLFAMTLVPERSDVDA, encoded by the coding sequence ATGACGACGGTTGCGGCCGGGACGGCCAAATCCGTCTCCGAGCAGTACGGGTCCGCCATCGCCGGCGTCTACGACGACATCTACGGCGAGCTCGACATCGAGTCGCCGGAAGCCGCGGCGCTCCGCGGACTGGCGCTCATGACGGAGGAGCCGCGCGTGATCGTCGAGCTCGGCGTCGGCACGGGGCGCGTCCTCGGCGCGCTGGGACGCGCTGTCGCCGGAACCGGTGCGGCACGCCTCATCGGCATCGACGGATCCGCTGACCTGCTGAGCCGCGCCGCGGAGCGGTACTCGGACCTGGACCTGGAACTGGTGGAAGCCGACTTCAGCGACCCCGGGCTGACCGAGATCGTCGCACCGGGCTCCGCGAGCCTGGTGCTGTGCGTGTGCGCGTCGTTCTCGATGCTCCCGGACCGTTCCGCACAAGCCGCGACGCTTCAGAACATCGCCGCCATGCTCGGCCGCTCCGGTGTCGCCGTGATCGAAACCCACTCCCCGGCATTCGTGCACGAGGTGATCGGAGCGGCACCGACGTCCATGTTCGTGCCCTACGCCCGTCACGAGAGCGGATTAGTGTGTTTCTCCTCCGTCGAGTCTGGGATCTGGACGATGCGTCAGGTGTGGATCGACGGCGCCGAGAGCACCACGGTGCTCGAGCAGAGCCTGCTCACGCCGCCTGAGGCGCTCACCGAACTTGCCGCCGCCGCGGGTCTGCGCGTCGTCGCTCTGACGGCCAGCTTCGCCGGTGGTGAATACCTCGGCTCCGCGTCGCCGCTGTTTGCGATGACGCTCGTCCCCGAGCGTTCGGACGTCGACGCGTGA